A portion of the Tamandua tetradactyla isolate mTamTet1 chromosome 16, mTamTet1.pri, whole genome shotgun sequence genome contains these proteins:
- the LOC143659942 gene encoding LOW QUALITY PROTEIN: malignant T-cell-amplified sequence 1-like (The sequence of the model RefSeq protein was modified relative to this genomic sequence to represent the inferred CDS: deleted 1 base in 1 codon) produces the protein MFKKFDEKENVSNCIQLKTSVIKGIKNQLIEQFPGIEPWLNQIMPKKDPVKIVRCHEHIEILTVNGELLFFRQREGPFYPTLRLLHKYPFILPHQQVDKGAIKFVLSGANIMCPGLTSPGAKLYPAAIDTIVAIMAEGKQHALCVGVMKMSAEDIEKVNKGIGIENIHYLNDGLWHMKTYK, from the exons ATGTTCAAGAAAtttgatgaaaaggaaaatgtatcCAATTGCATCCAGTTGAAAACCTCAGTTATTAAGGGTATTAAGAATCAATTGATAGAGCAATTTCCAGGTATTGAACCATGGCTTAATCAAATCATGCCTAAGAAAGATCCTGTCAAAATAGTGCGATGCCATGAACACATAGAAATCCTTACAGTAAATGGAGAGTTACTATTTTTTAGGCAAAGAGAAGGCCCTTTTTATCCAACCCTAAGATTAC tccacAAATATCCTTTTATCCTACCACACCAGCAGGTTGATAAAGGAGCCATCAAATTTGTACTCAGTGGAGCAAATATCATGTGTCCAGGTTTAACTTCTCCTGGAGCTAAACTTTACCCTGCTGCAATAGATACGATTGTTGCAATAATGGCAGAAGGAAAACAGCATGCTCTGTGTGTTGGAGTCATGAAGATGTCTGCAGAAGATATTGAGAAAGTCAACAAAGGAATTGGCATTGAAAATATCCATTATTTA AATGATGGGCTGTGGCATATGAAGACATATAAATGA